The Acidimicrobiia bacterium genome includes a window with the following:
- a CDS encoding histidine phosphatase family protein — protein MAVDGARPRVREVWLVRHGATEWSSSGRHTGRTDVALTEEGREQARALGRRLGGRPFGAVLTSPLQRATETCRIAGYLDVARVEPALREWDYGEYEGLTTERIRERVPGWTIWNGPVPGGETIDEVAARARHVLAEVAAVDGDAALFAHGHILRVLAACWLDVDPHTGRLLALDTAALCVLGFEHETRVVRTWNEAADLLPVPEDANG, from the coding sequence GAGTGGTCGTCGTCGGGGCGGCACACGGGTCGCACCGACGTCGCGCTGACCGAGGAGGGGCGCGAGCAGGCGCGCGCCCTCGGACGGCGGCTCGGGGGACGGCCGTTCGGCGCCGTGTTGACGAGCCCGTTGCAGCGCGCGACGGAGACGTGCCGCATCGCCGGATACCTCGACGTCGCGCGCGTCGAGCCCGCGCTGCGCGAGTGGGACTACGGCGAGTACGAGGGACTGACGACCGAGCGGATCCGCGAACGAGTGCCCGGATGGACCATCTGGAACGGTCCGGTGCCGGGCGGCGAGACGATCGACGAGGTCGCGGCGCGCGCGCGTCACGTGCTGGCCGAGGTGGCGGCCGTCGACGGCGATGCCGCGTTGTTCGCGCACGGACACATCCTCCGCGTCCTCGCCGCGTGCTGGCTCGACGTCGACCCACACACGGGGCGGCTCCTCGCGCTCGACACCGCCGCGCTGTGCGTCCTCGGGTTCGAGCACGAGACGCGGGTCGTACGCACGTGGAACGAGGCCGCCGACCTCTTGCCGGTGCCCGAGGACGCGAACGGCTGA
- a CDS encoding GNAT family N-acetyltransferase yields MSDHQPGARLPSESDIGMIESGEAEAYGHVAARAFHDDPAFRYLVPDDARRRRGLPTFFRASIDATAPEGATFVARRGGVAAGVASWVPPGRYPLPAGTQLRQAFGTLRALLHAPRAIPDGVRALVAMDRTHPHDEHWYLALLCVDPAEQSHGYGAALVMRGLERADADGLPAYLETSNPRNLAWYGRFGFVVERELRPWRAGPPLWTMRRPARG; encoded by the coding sequence ATGAGCGACCACCAGCCCGGCGCCCGGCTGCCGAGCGAGAGCGACATCGGCATGATCGAGAGCGGCGAGGCGGAGGCGTACGGGCACGTCGCCGCGCGTGCGTTCCACGACGATCCTGCGTTTCGCTACCTGGTCCCCGACGACGCACGACGCCGGCGCGGCCTGCCGACGTTCTTCCGTGCGTCGATCGACGCGACCGCGCCCGAGGGTGCGACGTTCGTCGCGCGCCGGGGCGGGGTCGCGGCGGGTGTCGCGTCGTGGGTGCCGCCCGGCCGGTACCCGCTCCCGGCGGGAACGCAGCTCCGCCAGGCGTTCGGCACGTTGCGGGCGCTGCTCCATGCGCCCCGCGCGATCCCCGACGGCGTGCGCGCGCTCGTCGCGATGGACCGCACGCACCCGCACGACGAGCACTGGTACCTCGCGCTGCTCTGCGTCGACCCGGCCGAGCAGAGCCACGGCTACGGCGCCGCGCTCGTGATGCGAGGACTCGAGCGCGCCGATGCCGACGGGCTGCCCGCGTACCTCGAGACGTCCAATCCCCGGAACCTCGCGTGGTACGGCCGCTTCGGCTTCGTGGTCGAGCGTGAGCTGCGACCGTGGCGCGCGGGCCCGCCGCTGTGGACGATGCGTCGCCCCGCACGCGGGTGA